In Malus sylvestris chromosome 15, drMalSylv7.2, whole genome shotgun sequence, a single genomic region encodes these proteins:
- the LOC126601788 gene encoding protein DETOXIFICATION 48-like, with protein sequence MCNPKPSSPSSFLSTNKTLLIKTSNKTMDDLHSSDVFVDDEDQELHRWPTLSEAVQEIKAIGKISGPSTMTGLLLYSRAMISMLFLGYLGELQLAGGSLSIGFANITGYSVISGLAMGMEPICGQAYGAKQLKLLGLTLQRTVLLLLSTSLPISFMWLNMKRVLLWCGQDEEISSVAHTFTLFSIPDLFFLSLLHPLRIYLRTQNITLPVTYCSAISVLLHIPLNFLLVVKFQMGISGVAIAMVWTNLNLFILLFSFTYFSNVYKDTWVCPSADCLRGWSSLLALSIPTCISVCLEWWWYEFMIMLCGLLANPKATIASMGILIQTTSLVYVFPSSLSLGVSTRVGNLLGAKRPSKARISMIVSLVCAVALGLLAMLFTTLMRHQWGRFFTNDAEILKLTAIALPIAGLCELGNCPQTTACGVLRGSARPTVGANINLGSFYLVGMPVAMLMGFVVKMGFAGLWLGLLAAQGSCALLMFYVVCTTDWNLQVKRSKDLTQASSASASAASTTSSILPISSPPPPSSDHKDPNLEDDEVVKSSEALETDPLIV encoded by the exons ATGTGCAACCCAaagccttcttctccttcctcatTTCTCTCGACCAACAAAACCCTCTTAATCAAAACCTCCAACAAAACCATGGACGACCTTCACTCTTCTGATGTTTTTGTTGACGATGAAGATCAAGAGCTCCATAGATGGCCTACTCTCTCCGAG GCTGTACAAGAAATCAAGGCCATAGGGAAGATCTCAGGTCCATCAACCATGACAGGCCTACTTCTCTACTCAAGAGCCATGATCTCCATGCTTTTTCTGGGATACCTTGGTGAGCTTCAGCTCGCCGGAGGCTCCCTTTCAATTGGGTTTGCCAACATCACAGGCTACTCCGTCATCTCCGGCCTCGCCATGGGAATGGAACCCATCTGCGGGCAAGCGTACGGCGCCAAACAGTTGAAGCTCCTCGGCCTAACCCTTCAGAGAaccgtcctcctcctcctctccacCTCCCTACCCATCTCCTTCATGTGGCTCAACATGAAGAGAGTCCTCCTCTGGTGCGGCCAGGACGAAGAGATTTCCTCCGTCGCCCACACTTTCACCCTCTTCTCCATTCctgacctcttctttctctcccttctccaCCCCCTCAGAATTTATCTGCGCACCCAAAACATCACATTGCCAGTGACCTACTGCTCCGCCATCTCCGTCCTCCTCCACATCCCTCTAAACTTCCTCCTCGTTGTCAAATTCCAAATGGGGATTTCCGGGGTGGCGATAGCAATGGTTTGGACTAATCTCAACCTCTTCATCCTACTCTTTTCCTTCACGTACTTCTCCAATGTTTACAAGGACACGTGGGTTTGTCCCAGCGCTGATTGCCTCCGCGGCTGGTCGTCTTTGCTTGCGCTCTCTATCCCGACCTGCATCTCCGTTTGCCTCGAGTGGTGGTGGTACGAGTTCATGATAATGCTGTGCGGACTGTTAGCCAACCCAAAAGCCACCATTGCTTCAATGGGAATACTAATCCAGACTACCTCTCTTGTCTACGTGTTCCCTTCGTCGCTCAGCCTCGGCGTCTCCACGAGAGTTGGGAACTTATTGGGCGCTAAGCGACCCTCAAAAGCGCGCATTTCTATGATCGTCTCGCTCGTTTGCGCGGTGGCTTTAGGCCTTTTAGCCATGTTGTTCACAACATTGATGAGGCACCAATGGGGGAGATTCTTCACTAATGACGCGGAAATACTCAAGCTCACGGCGATTGCATTGCCGATAGCAGGGCTGTGTGAGCTCGGAAACTGCCCGCAAACCACCGCCTGCGGTGTTTTGAGGGGAAGCGCGAGACCTACGGTTGGAGCCAACATAAACTTGGGGTCATTTTACTTGGTGGGAATGCCGGTGGCGATGCTGATGGGGTTCGTGGTGAAAATGGGGTTTGCAGGGCTGTGGCTTGGATTGCTTGCAGCTCAAGGCTCTTGTGCTTTGCTCATGTTCTATGTCGTTTGCACAACAGATTGGAATCTTCAGGTCAAAAGATCAAAGGATCTCACTCAAGCTTCTTCTGCATCTGCTTCTGCAGCTTCTACAACTTCTTCGATATTACCAATATCatccccaccaccaccaagTTCTGATCATAAGGATCCCAACTTGGAAGATGATGAGGTTGTCAAATCATCAGAAGCGCTGGAAACAGACCCACTTATTGTATGA
- the LOC126601789 gene encoding sucrose transport protein SUC4-like, with translation MPAPDADRHRVRARPAVRIRVPLRQLLRVASVACGIQFGWALQLSLLTPYVQELGIPHAWASVIWLCGPLSGLVVQPLVGHMSDRCTSRYGRRRPFIVVGAACIAVSVLIIGFSADIGWLLGDRGGGVRPRAIAVFVFGFWILDVANNVTQGPCRALLADLTEKDYRRTRVANAYFSLFMAVGNVLGYATGSISYLFKVFPFSITPACNVNCANLKSAFFVDTAFIAITTWISISAAQETPLGSSNRTTPFADEGPGQSSHIEEAFLWELFGTFRYFPGSVWLILLVIALNWIGWFPFLLFDTDWMGREIYGGKPNEGINYSTGVRVGALGLMLNSVILGITSVLMEKLCRKWGAGFVWGISSILMTLCFFAMLVITFVNKSIGVGGHDLPPDGIVIAALVVFAVLGIPLAITYSVPYALVSSRIESLGLGQGLSMGVLNLAIVIPQVIVSLGSGPWDQLFGGGNVPAFAVAAVASLASGLVAILAIPRSAAPKPRAVT, from the exons ATGCCAGCTCCAGACGCAGACCGCCACAGGGTCAGGGCTCGACCGGCGGTCCGAATCCGAGTCCCACTCCGGCAACTCCTCCGAGTGGCATCGGTCGCGTGTGGAATCCAATTCGGTTGGGCCCTACAGCTCTCGCTCTTGACCCCGTACGTTCAAGAGCTCGGAATCCCTCACGCTTGGGCCAGCGTCATATGGCTCTGTGGGCCTTTATCGGGCCTTGTGGTCCAGCCCCTTGTGGGCCACATGAGCGACCGCTGCACTAGCCGATACGGTCGCCGGCGCCCATTCATCGTCGTCGGAGCGGCCTGTATCGCCGTCTCCGTTCTAATCATCGGTTTCTCCGCCGATATCGGTTGGTTGCTCGGCGACAGAGGCGGCGGCGTCAGGCCCAGAGCCATCGCCGTGTTCGTGTTCGGGTTTTGGATTCTGGACGTGGCCAATAATGTGACTCAGGGTCCTTGTAGAGCTCTCCTCGCTGATCTCACTG AAAAGGATTATCGAAGAACTCGAGTAGCAAACGCTTATTTCTCTCTGTTTATGGCGGTTGGCAATGTTCTTGGATATGCAACTGGATCAATAAGTTACTTGTTCAAGGTTTTTCCATTTTCAATTACCCCAGCATGCAATGTTAACTGTGCAAACCTCAAGTCTGCTTTCTTTGTCGACACTGCCTTTATTGCAATTACTACGTGGATAAGCATATCAGCAGCTCAGGAAACACCTCTGGGTTCAAGTAACAGAACTACACCCTTTGCTGATGAAGGGCCAGGACAGTCAAGTCATATCGAAGAAGCTTTTCTCTGGGAGCTGTTTGGGACTTTTAGATATTTCCCAGGGTCTGTATGGTTAATCCTACTTGTTATTGCTCTAAACTGGATTGGGTGGTTTCCATTTCTTCTCTTTGATACTGATTGGATGGGTCGAGAGATTTATGGTGGCAAGCCAAATGAAGGGATAAATTATAGTACTGGTGTTAGAGTGGGAGCTCTTGGTTTGATGTTGAATTCGGTTATTCTTGGTATAACCTCAGTGCTTATGGAGAAGCTTTGCAGGAAATGGGGGGCTGGTTTTGTGTGGGGAATTTCAAGCATTCTCATGACTCTTTGCTTTTTCGCAATGCTTGTTATTACATTTGTGAACAAGAGTATTGGTGTTGGGGGCCATGATTTACCTCCAGATGGTATTGTGATAGCTGCACTGGTTGTTTTTGCAGTTCTCGGTATTCCATTGGCG ATCACATACAGTGTTCCGTATGCTTTGGTTTCTTCTCGAATCGAGTCTTTGGGACTTGGCCAAG GTTTATCAATGGGTGTACTGAATCTGGCAATAGTAATCCCACAG GTGATCGTATCACTAGGAAGTGGACCTTGGGATCAGCTATTTGGTGGTGGAAATGTTCCAGCCTTTGCCGTGGCAGCAGTTGCATCCTTAGCCAGCGGCCTGGTGGCCATCTTGGCAATTCCACGTTCTGCTGCTCCTAAGCCCCGAGCTGTCACATGA